In Kushneria marisflavi, the following are encoded in one genomic region:
- a CDS encoding TRAP transporter small permease subunit: protein MSTDPQRQHGVVEAGEEELARSNPDHIDHAPDPVRSLLDRGVVWCARGAAWLVFAAMAISVYEVLMRYGFNSPTSWVHESVVMLVAVSFALGGPAALASNRHIRVRVLYDSAGPRLRLWLDRFNDLVTFGFCLAMSYAAFTMFWDASHNPLGDWQLERSGTSWNPPFPALVKGIIMVALMVMCVQSLVHFIQSLRGRSAEVRHNDGEDAS from the coding sequence ATGTCTACTGACCCTCAACGACAGCATGGCGTGGTCGAGGCTGGCGAGGAAGAACTCGCCCGTTCGAACCCTGACCATATTGATCATGCTCCGGACCCGGTGCGCAGCCTTCTCGATCGCGGCGTCGTATGGTGTGCCCGTGGTGCGGCCTGGCTGGTTTTTGCGGCCATGGCCATCAGTGTATATGAAGTGCTCATGCGCTACGGCTTTAACTCCCCGACCTCCTGGGTGCATGAAAGCGTGGTGATGCTGGTGGCCGTCAGCTTTGCTCTTGGCGGCCCGGCAGCCCTGGCCAGCAATCGCCATATCCGGGTACGCGTGCTCTATGACAGTGCCGGGCCGCGTCTGCGCCTGTGGCTGGATCGTTTTAACGACCTGGTTACCTTCGGTTTCTGTCTCGCCATGAGTTACGCCGCCTTCACCATGTTCTGGGATGCCTCGCATAACCCTCTGGGGGACTGGCAGCTGGAGCGCTCCGGCACCTCATGGAACCCGCCATTTCCGGCCCTGGTGAAAGGGATCATCATGGTCGCGCTGATGGTCATGTGCGTGCAGTCGCTGGTCCATTTCATTCAGTCTCTGCGAGGCAGGTCTGCCGAGGTGCGACACAATGATGGGGAGGACGCGTCATGA
- a CDS encoding alanine/glycine:cation symporter family protein: protein METLQGLVTGINGVVWGPLMLVLLLGVGLYLQIGLKGMPIRNIGRAFGLLWQGRTPGEKDSGEISSFNALMTSLSATIGTGNIAGVATAIALGGPGAVFWMWMTALVGMATKYAEAVCAVRYRERDEQGNFVGGPMYYIKNGLGKRYAWLGVLFALFGTLASFGIGNTVQANSVADALSTSFNIPSWVTGLVIMVLAGAVILGGIQRISSVAGRLVPFMAVAYLLAGLVVLAINYAAIPEALWLIVRHAFTPISAAGGFAGAAVAAAIRFGVARGVFSNEAGLGSAPIAHAAAQTNSPVRQGMVAMLGTFIDTIVVCSITALAIVTSGQWLEGDSGASLTSMAFRMALPGPGDYIVAIALAIFAFTTILGWSYYGERCFQYLFGSRAARFYRIAFVLAIPVGAMAHLDFIWLLADTFNALMAIPNLIALALLSPVVFKLTREHFAGQTADQKR, encoded by the coding sequence ATGGAAACATTACAGGGACTGGTAACAGGCATTAATGGGGTGGTCTGGGGACCACTGATGCTGGTGTTGTTGCTCGGTGTGGGGCTTTATCTGCAGATAGGTCTCAAGGGCATGCCGATACGCAATATTGGTCGTGCCTTTGGCCTGCTCTGGCAGGGACGGACGCCGGGTGAAAAGGATAGTGGCGAAATTTCGTCCTTCAATGCCCTCATGACCTCACTGTCTGCCACCATCGGCACTGGCAATATTGCCGGGGTGGCGACCGCCATTGCGCTGGGTGGCCCGGGCGCCGTGTTCTGGATGTGGATGACGGCCCTGGTGGGCATGGCCACCAAATATGCCGAAGCGGTCTGTGCCGTGCGCTATCGCGAGCGCGATGAGCAGGGCAATTTTGTAGGTGGGCCGATGTATTACATCAAAAATGGCCTCGGCAAGCGTTACGCCTGGCTGGGTGTACTGTTTGCCCTGTTTGGTACGCTGGCCTCCTTCGGTATCGGTAACACGGTACAGGCCAATTCAGTGGCAGATGCCTTGTCTACCTCCTTCAATATCCCTTCATGGGTAACCGGCCTTGTGATCATGGTGCTGGCGGGGGCTGTCATTCTGGGAGGCATTCAGCGCATTTCAAGTGTTGCCGGGCGTTTGGTACCGTTCATGGCGGTTGCTTATCTACTGGCCGGACTGGTCGTGCTGGCGATCAATTATGCTGCCATTCCCGAGGCGCTCTGGCTGATCGTTCGCCACGCCTTTACGCCCATTTCGGCGGCGGGTGGGTTTGCCGGTGCCGCAGTAGCCGCAGCCATTCGTTTTGGTGTGGCGCGAGGGGTCTTTTCCAATGAGGCAGGCCTTGGCAGTGCCCCCATTGCCCATGCTGCGGCCCAGACCAATAGCCCGGTCAGGCAGGGCATGGTGGCCATGCTGGGCACCTTCATCGATACCATTGTGGTCTGCTCGATCACGGCGCTGGCCATCGTGACTTCCGGTCAGTGGCTCGAAGGTGATTCCGGGGCTTCCCTGACCTCCATGGCATTTCGTATGGCATTGCCGGGACCTGGTGATTATATCGTTGCCATCGCACTGGCCATTTTTGCCTTTACCACCATCCTGGGCTGGTCCTATTACGGAGAGCGATGCTTCCAGTATCTCTTTGGCAGCCGTGCTGCGCGTTTCTATCGAATCGCCTTTGTGCTGGCGATACCGGTAGGCGCCATGGCGCATCTTGATTTTATCTGGTTGCTGGCGGATACCTTCAATGCCTTGATGGCGATCCCCAACCTCATCGCTCTGGCACTGCTGTCGCCGGTGGTTTTCAAGCTGACTCGTGAGCATTTTGCCGGACAGACGGCGGATCAAAAGCGGTAA
- a CDS encoding phosphatase PAP2 family protein, which translates to MAGERLIPVFKRLDTLEWKACNKLARLGAYRPLLFILRWASRLGDAPAWIIMCLSIPLLTQWWYGWFLGVCFGLSAAVGGILYRLLKNRLCRERPYISFEIPCTMPPLDRYSFPSGHTLHAVMFTTLAALFVPQLLIVVAPFAVLVMLSRVILGLHYITDVVAGALIGFVLAHGMALIIIALRGMLFGM; encoded by the coding sequence ATGGCAGGTGAACGACTGATTCCAGTATTCAAAAGGCTCGACACCCTCGAGTGGAAAGCATGCAACAAGCTGGCTCGCCTTGGCGCCTATCGTCCGCTCCTGTTCATTCTGCGCTGGGCAAGCCGGCTGGGAGATGCCCCGGCGTGGATCATCATGTGTCTGAGCATCCCGCTGTTAACGCAGTGGTGGTACGGATGGTTTCTGGGTGTCTGCTTTGGCCTTTCAGCAGCAGTCGGTGGCATTTTGTATCGCCTGCTCAAAAACCGTTTGTGTCGCGAACGCCCCTACATCTCCTTTGAAATACCCTGCACCATGCCGCCGCTGGATCGCTACAGCTTTCCCAGCGGTCATACCCTGCATGCCGTCATGTTTACCACGCTCGCGGCCTTGTTCGTCCCACAGCTTCTGATTGTGGTCGCTCCCTTTGCCGTGCTGGTCATGCTGTCCCGTGTCATTCTTGGTCTCCACTACATCACCGATGTGGTGGCAGGCGCTCTGATCGGTTTTGTCCTGGCTCACGGTATGGCACTGATCATTATCGCCCTTCGCGGCATGCTGTTTGGCATGTAA
- a CDS encoding TRAP transporter substrate-binding protein, whose protein sequence is MDIQFSLKAGAFLVLGALSLNAYSAEYEWKFQASETSGEPSFKIKQEWADKIETMTDGRVAIEVMPINAVVGPTETLQAVSAGILQGHMTDPSYFSGQNPAFGMLGNLVGAWQNPYDFLEYMKYAGGESLYNELVEPYGVHLISAATFPLESVPSTVEIKTIEDFKGLKIRAPQGMVYNIFERIGATPVNLPGSEVYTGLEKGVIDAADSTVLSNNDAQGLHQFAPYPLYPGFHSMPMIAVSINKQIWDSLPQDLQVTLKTSFDRMAYDLIARLKALDLETLAKLEKDPDVHPYDLPPEERKKFRQAAEKEWQEWAGRNEMTQKIYDSATGFLRSRDLL, encoded by the coding sequence ATGGATATTCAGTTTTCACTGAAGGCAGGGGCCTTTCTTGTGCTCGGCGCCTTGTCGCTTAACGCTTATAGCGCCGAGTATGAATGGAAATTTCAGGCCTCTGAGACCTCTGGTGAGCCCAGCTTCAAGATCAAGCAGGAGTGGGCGGACAAGATCGAAACCATGACAGATGGTCGTGTGGCCATCGAGGTCATGCCGATCAACGCCGTGGTAGGACCAACCGAGACCCTTCAGGCCGTAAGCGCCGGGATCCTGCAGGGGCACATGACAGATCCCAGTTACTTCTCGGGCCAGAACCCGGCCTTTGGCATGCTGGGCAATCTGGTCGGTGCATGGCAAAACCCTTATGACTTTCTTGAATACATGAAATATGCCGGCGGCGAATCACTCTATAACGAGCTGGTCGAGCCCTACGGCGTGCATCTGATCTCGGCGGCCACCTTCCCGCTGGAATCCGTTCCTTCCACGGTAGAGATCAAAACCATCGAGGATTTCAAGGGCCTCAAGATTCGTGCCCCTCAGGGGATGGTCTATAACATTTTTGAGCGGATCGGGGCGACACCGGTCAATCTGCCGGGCTCCGAAGTCTATACCGGTCTGGAAAAGGGCGTGATCGACGCGGCGGACTCTACGGTACTTTCCAATAACGATGCTCAGGGCCTTCATCAGTTTGCGCCATACCCGCTCTACCCCGGTTTTCACTCCATGCCCATGATCGCTGTATCGATCAACAAGCAAATATGGGACAGCCTGCCCCAGGATCTACAGGTCACGCTAAAGACTTCCTTTGACCGTATGGCCTACGACCTGATCGCACGTCTCAAGGCGCTGGATCTCGAAACGCTGGCCAAACTCGAAAAGGACCCTGACGTGCACCCTTATGACCTGCCGCCGGAAGAGCGCAAGAAGTTTCGCCAGGCAGCCGAGAAGGAGTGGCAGGAATGGGCCGGCCGCAATGAGATGACGCAGAAAATCTATGATTCGGCCACCGGATTTCTGCGCTCACGCGACCTGCTCTGA
- a CDS encoding TRAP transporter large permease: MTIADGTILMVGAIFALLITGLPLAFITGLVALAFTFGWFGPMAMPLVTSRIYGFVTEYSLVAVPMFVLMASLLDRSGIAKDLFNAMRVFAGRLPGGVAVQTVVVAFFLAALSGIIGGEIVLLGILALPQMLRLGYDKHLSIGVVCAGGSLGTMMPPSIVLIIYGLIASVSIADLFTAAITPAVILMLSYIGYVLVRCLKNPSLGPPLTEEDRRETFATKGKALQAIIVPALIAVLVLGSIYGGVASVTEAAAMGVFGVLLAIVLRGEFSFKTMHESLGQTLMTCGMIIWIGIGAAALVGVYNLMGGNRFISGMIMGLDVSPIVIILVMMGILLVLGMFLDWIGVAMLTLPIFVPIIVQLGYSPIWFGILFAVNMQVSFLSPPFGPAAFYLKGVAPPEISLKDIFVSLLPFIALQLLVLFALLFWPNLAMWLV; encoded by the coding sequence ATGACCATTGCCGACGGTACGATTTTAATGGTCGGGGCAATCTTCGCCCTTTTGATTACCGGACTGCCGCTAGCCTTCATTACCGGTTTGGTCGCGCTGGCCTTTACCTTTGGCTGGTTCGGGCCGATGGCCATGCCATTGGTGACCAGCCGCATCTATGGGTTTGTGACCGAATATTCCCTGGTCGCAGTACCGATGTTCGTGCTCATGGCCTCGCTGCTGGACCGCTCCGGTATCGCAAAGGATTTGTTCAATGCCATGCGCGTCTTTGCGGGACGCCTGCCCGGCGGTGTGGCAGTGCAGACCGTGGTTGTGGCGTTTTTCCTGGCAGCGCTTTCAGGGATTATCGGGGGAGAAATCGTGCTGTTGGGCATTCTTGCCCTGCCACAGATGCTCCGACTGGGTTATGACAAGCATCTGTCCATCGGCGTTGTCTGTGCCGGCGGGTCACTGGGCACCATGATGCCGCCTTCGATCGTACTGATCATCTATGGACTGATTGCCAGCGTTTCCATCGCCGATCTATTTACCGCCGCCATTACACCAGCGGTGATCCTGATGCTCTCCTATATCGGTTATGTTCTGGTGCGCTGTCTGAAAAACCCGAGCCTTGGCCCACCGTTAACCGAAGAAGACCGCCGCGAGACCTTCGCTACCAAGGGCAAGGCACTACAGGCCATCATCGTACCGGCACTGATTGCAGTGCTTGTGCTGGGCTCGATCTATGGCGGTGTTGCCTCGGTCACTGAAGCAGCAGCCATGGGTGTCTTCGGCGTGTTGCTGGCGATCGTGCTGCGCGGTGAGTTCTCGTTCAAGACCATGCACGAAAGCCTTGGTCAGACACTCATGACCTGCGGCATGATCATCTGGATCGGTATCGGCGCCGCAGCGCTGGTCGGGGTTTATAATCTGATGGGCGGTAACCGCTTCATATCCGGCATGATCATGGGACTCGACGTTTCCCCGATCGTCATTATCCTGGTGATGATGGGCATTTTGCTGGTGCTGGGCATGTTCCTCGACTGGATTGGGGTCGCGATGCTGACCCTGCCAATCTTTGTGCCCATTATTGTTCAGCTGGGTTATAGCCCGATATGGTTCGGCATCCTGTTTGCCGTCAACATGCAGGTGTCATTTCTTTCTCCACCATTCGGCCCCGCCGCGTTCTATCTCAAGGGGGTTGCCCCACCGGAAATCAGCCTCAAGGACATTTTTGTATCACTGCTGCCCTTTATTGCCCTGCAGCTGCTGGTGCTGTTTGCCCTGCTGTTCTGGCCCAACCTTGCCATGTGGCTGGTTTAA
- a CDS encoding glycosyltransferase family 4 protein has product MSETWAPEINGVTHTLGHLSRHLKSRGMLLQLIRPRPRTEHHDELMGEELQVGAIPIPDYDGVSMGFPAPRKIGRLWRNHRPDVVYIATEGPLGLSALNQARRMGIPVISGFHTNFDQYSRHYIMLKVLSPLVRPFLRRFHNRSTMTLVPTKAQADNLAQYGYDNVNVLSRGLDFERFSPQQRDASLREQWGADENTPVALHVGRLAAEKNVLLLIDTLEAMRQRQPDLKAVLVGDGPQRALLEKRLPWAHFAGFQRDQALAKHYASADIFLFPSLSETFGNVVIEAMASGLAVAAFDYAAAGELICEDIQGKLAAPDRPAQFIEAAVALCDDMALVRNMGRAACERVHTLGWPKIGDAFIDYLHQAQEVNDGR; this is encoded by the coding sequence GTGAGCGAAACCTGGGCTCCTGAAATCAATGGTGTCACACACACGCTTGGCCACCTGTCACGGCATCTCAAGTCACGAGGGATGTTGCTACAGCTGATTCGACCAAGGCCTCGAACCGAACATCATGACGAGCTGATGGGGGAAGAGCTGCAGGTGGGAGCCATTCCCATTCCCGATTATGACGGCGTCAGCATGGGTTTTCCGGCGCCGCGCAAGATTGGCAGGCTCTGGCGCAACCATCGACCCGATGTGGTCTATATCGCCACCGAAGGCCCTCTCGGGCTTTCTGCACTCAATCAGGCGCGCCGAATGGGGATTCCCGTCATTAGCGGCTTTCATACCAATTTTGATCAGTACAGCCGCCATTACATCATGCTGAAGGTGCTCAGCCCGCTGGTCAGGCCCTTTCTGCGACGCTTTCATAACCGTTCGACCATGACACTGGTACCGACCAAAGCCCAGGCGGATAATCTCGCCCAATATGGTTATGACAATGTTAATGTGCTCAGTAGAGGGCTGGATTTTGAGCGTTTTTCACCCCAACAGCGTGACGCATCGCTACGTGAGCAGTGGGGAGCCGATGAAAATACCCCCGTTGCCCTGCACGTCGGACGTCTGGCGGCCGAGAAAAACGTTTTATTGCTGATCGACACGCTGGAAGCCATGCGCCAGCGTCAGCCTGATCTCAAGGCCGTGCTGGTCGGTGATGGACCACAGCGTGCCCTGCTTGAAAAGCGCCTGCCCTGGGCTCACTTCGCGGGTTTTCAGCGCGATCAAGCCTTGGCCAAACACTATGCCAGTGCCGACATTTTCCTGTTTCCATCCCTGTCGGAAACCTTTGGCAATGTTGTGATTGAAGCCATGGCCAGCGGACTGGCGGTCGCCGCCTTTGATTATGCCGCTGCCGGCGAGCTGATTTGCGAGGATATACAGGGTAAGCTTGCCGCCCCGGACAGACCGGCACAGTTTATTGAAGCCGCCGTGGCGCTCTGTGATGACATGGCATTGGTCCGAAACATGGGGCGTGCTGCCTGTGAGCGGGTACATACACTGGGCTGGCCAAAGATTGGCGATGCCTTTATTGATTATCTGCATCAGGCACAGGAGGTGAACGATGGCAGGTGA
- the gcvT gene encoding glycine cleavage system aminomethyltransferase GcvT: MSTLHRTPLYTLWQQRGGRFVPFAGYEMPVQFEMGIKREHEHTRQKCGLFDVSHMGQMLIHGSQPATALERVSPIDAAGIAHGRQRYGLFTSSVGGIHDDFMAVNAGEHLYLVVNAACRAADAALLRSGLGEGGDLEVVEDRALLALQGPMARDVMSDLCPSATELTFMQHARFEIMGHEVWISCSGYTGEDGFELSIPAEGARTIAEWLLDQDGVEPIGLGARDSLRLEAGLCLYGHDMDKETTPIEASLGWAIGKARRQGGEREGGFPGADVILTQQANQDAERLRVGLKADGKAPVREGAKLFNMEGDPIGEVTSGTFGPSVGAPVAMGYIKRERCEPGQKLQAEVRGRRLDMTVTPMPFVTTHYYRG, translated from the coding sequence ATGTCAACCCTGCATCGAACGCCGCTCTATACGCTCTGGCAACAGCGCGGGGGCAGATTTGTTCCCTTCGCCGGCTATGAAATGCCTGTTCAGTTCGAGATGGGAATCAAGCGTGAGCATGAGCACACGCGTCAAAAGTGCGGGTTGTTTGATGTCTCCCATATGGGACAGATGCTGATTCATGGTAGCCAGCCGGCAACGGCGCTTGAGCGAGTATCGCCGATCGATGCGGCGGGTATTGCCCACGGTCGGCAGCGTTATGGTCTCTTTACCAGCAGTGTTGGCGGGATTCATGATGACTTCATGGCGGTCAATGCCGGAGAGCATCTCTATCTGGTCGTCAATGCTGCCTGTCGTGCGGCGGATGCGGCCTTGCTAAGAAGCGGGCTGGGTGAAGGTGGGGACCTCGAGGTCGTCGAGGATCGTGCGCTACTGGCGCTTCAGGGGCCCATGGCGCGTGACGTCATGAGTGATCTGTGTCCGTCGGCGACAGAGCTCACCTTCATGCAACACGCCCGGTTCGAGATCATGGGACATGAGGTCTGGATCAGTTGCTCGGGATATACCGGGGAAGATGGTTTTGAACTTTCCATTCCTGCCGAGGGTGCCCGGACAATTGCCGAGTGGTTGCTGGATCAGGACGGCGTTGAGCCCATCGGGCTGGGTGCGCGCGATTCATTGCGCCTCGAAGCCGGGCTTTGTCTCTATGGTCACGACATGGACAAGGAAACCACGCCCATCGAGGCGTCGCTTGGCTGGGCGATCGGCAAGGCGCGACGTCAGGGCGGGGAGCGAGAAGGCGGATTTCCTGGCGCGGATGTGATTCTGACCCAGCAGGCCAATCAGGACGCCGAACGCCTGCGAGTCGGGTTGAAGGCTGATGGAAAAGCGCCGGTGCGTGAGGGGGCCAAACTTTTCAATATGGAAGGTGACCCCATCGGCGAGGTGACCTCGGGCACTTTTGGCCCATCGGTCGGAGCACCCGTTGCCATGGGTTATATCAAACGAGAGCGTTGTGAGCCGGGGCAAAAGCTACAGGCAGAGGTGCGCGGACGTCGGTTGGATATGACGGTCACACCGATGCCCTTTGTCACCACCCATTACTATCGTGGCTAG
- a CDS encoding TRAP transporter substrate-binding protein, translating into MSIRFPLKACILMALGSAAFNAQAAEYEWTFQTSETSGEPQFEMKKAWADNVSKMSDGRIAIEILPVGAVVQANQTLQAVRSGILQGHMTDPSYFTGQNPAFGMMGNLVGAWSDPYDFLDYMNNAGGETLYNKLVEPYGLHLIGAAATGLESLPSSKPIHSIADMKGLKLRAPEGMVYNIFEKAGATPVNLPGSEVYTGLEKGVIDAADYTVFATNQAQGLHDFAPYPLYPGFHSLPMVAVSINNELWQSLPADLQAMLTTSVDALAYEMVAELKTRDLEAVRQARQNPDIEIIDLSQEERAKFRDIARKEWAEWAERNDITREYYDSVVAYLQAHNLLPAKDGNEATDTSS; encoded by the coding sequence ATGTCTATCCGTTTTCCACTGAAAGCCTGCATCCTCATGGCACTGGGCAGTGCCGCGTTTAACGCCCAGGCCGCCGAATATGAATGGACCTTCCAGACCTCGGAGACGTCTGGTGAGCCTCAGTTCGAAATGAAAAAGGCATGGGCAGACAACGTATCGAAAATGTCGGATGGCCGCATTGCCATCGAGATATTGCCGGTTGGCGCCGTGGTACAGGCCAATCAAACACTGCAGGCAGTGCGTTCCGGTATCCTGCAGGGGCATATGACCGACCCCAGCTACTTCACCGGTCAGAACCCTGCCTTCGGAATGATGGGCAATCTGGTGGGCGCCTGGAGCGATCCCTACGATTTTCTCGATTACATGAATAATGCCGGTGGCGAGACACTTTACAACAAGCTGGTCGAACCCTACGGCCTTCACCTGATCGGCGCCGCGGCGACCGGTCTTGAGTCTCTACCCTCCAGCAAGCCGATACATTCCATTGCGGACATGAAGGGGCTCAAGCTGAGGGCACCGGAGGGCATGGTCTACAACATCTTTGAAAAGGCAGGCGCTACGCCTGTCAACCTGCCGGGCTCGGAGGTCTATACGGGGCTTGAAAAGGGCGTCATCGATGCCGCCGATTACACCGTCTTTGCCACCAATCAGGCTCAGGGCCTGCATGACTTTGCGCCTTATCCGCTCTACCCCGGCTTCCACTCCCTGCCCATGGTCGCGGTCTCGATCAACAATGAACTTTGGCAGAGCCTGCCTGCTGATTTGCAGGCCATGCTGACCACGTCCGTGGATGCTCTCGCCTATGAAATGGTCGCCGAGCTTAAAACACGTGATCTGGAAGCCGTGCGTCAGGCCCGGCAGAACCCGGACATCGAGATCATCGATCTGTCTCAGGAAGAGCGGGCGAAATTCCGCGATATCGCCCGAAAGGAGTGGGCCGAGTGGGCTGAACGCAACGACATCACCCGTGAGTACTATGACTCGGTGGTGGCCTATCTTCAGGCGCACAACCTGCTGCCCGCCAAAGACGGCAATGAAGCAACAGACACTTCATCCTGA
- a CDS encoding LysM peptidoglycan-binding domain-containing protein has product MYYRFLTLLVFLLLAGCAGHGMSGGGEAGYITVQRGDTMSAIARQAGIPLLRLQRFNPGIRANDMRIGQQLMLPGRNERAPGSGQYRYSVRSGDTLNRIASHFGTSSSRITAANRGLAPNRLRIGQLLTVPVGSASASRSTGTAGARTTPAPARALPSGVGPWSWPLRGAQVQREFGMDSRNALQPMLISAGNDHTARAAAPGTVRFAGTMRQLGGVVIVHHDKNLQSVYAQCDSINVSNGQHVSTGTPVCEVRRDSGTGRHDLLFDTRNAGRPFNPRQIMR; this is encoded by the coding sequence ATGTACTACCGTTTCCTGACCCTTTTGGTGTTTCTGTTGCTGGCAGGCTGTGCCGGGCATGGCATGAGCGGTGGCGGCGAGGCCGGTTACATCACCGTCCAGCGCGGAGATACCATGAGCGCCATCGCTCGTCAGGCCGGCATTCCTCTGCTGCGTCTGCAGCGATTCAACCCGGGGATCAGGGCCAACGACATGCGTATCGGACAGCAGCTGATGCTGCCCGGCCGCAATGAACGTGCTCCCGGTAGCGGTCAATACCGCTATTCGGTGAGAAGCGGCGATACGCTCAACCGCATTGCCAGCCACTTTGGCACGTCCAGTAGCCGCATCACTGCTGCCAACCGAGGCCTTGCACCCAACCGTTTGCGTATCGGTCAGCTGCTGACCGTGCCGGTGGGTAGCGCCTCCGCCTCACGCTCGACCGGGACTGCCGGCGCTCGCACCACCCCGGCGCCGGCCAGGGCACTGCCCAGCGGCGTGGGCCCATGGTCATGGCCTCTACGGGGCGCCCAGGTGCAGCGGGAGTTCGGGATGGATAGCCGCAATGCCCTGCAGCCCATGCTGATCTCGGCTGGAAACGATCACACCGCACGCGCCGCAGCACCGGGCACCGTGCGTTTTGCCGGCACCATGCGCCAGCTTGGCGGCGTCGTCATTGTGCATCACGACAAGAACCTGCAAAGCGTTTACGCCCAGTGCGACAGCATCAACGTCAGCAACGGGCAGCACGTCAGTACCGGTACGCCCGTATGCGAAGTCCGCCGCGATTCCGGAACCGGCCGTCACGATCTTTTGTTCGACACGCGCAATGCTGGCCGCCCCTTCAACCCCAGGCAGATTATGCGATGA
- a CDS encoding acyltransferase yields MAWLKGIISIVLLTGNTLFWGIPLMVLSLLKLALPFKPVQERLLKYLNGIASLWIATNNLWIRHWLRPQWHIDLPDSLSREHHWLVIANHRSWTDVFVMLYALHDHLPMPRFFIKRELIWVPIMGLAWWALEFPMMRRYSASQLKRRPHLAKHDLRATRKLLTHIDRTPVTIYNFAEGTRFTRAKHEQQESPYQYLLKPRAGGCAQVMTMMGHKLSGIIDVTLDYRQGRPRFRDLLCGRSGRIILKARRLDIPEWMPDGDYLNNTHYRERFQAWINALWQEKDQQLSCTTVS; encoded by the coding sequence ATGGCATGGCTCAAGGGCATCATCAGTATCGTGCTGCTGACCGGCAATACGCTGTTCTGGGGGATACCACTGATGGTATTGAGTCTCCTCAAGCTGGCGCTCCCCTTTAAGCCAGTACAGGAGCGACTGCTAAAATACCTTAATGGCATTGCCAGCCTCTGGATCGCGACCAATAACCTGTGGATCCGCCACTGGCTCAGGCCGCAGTGGCATATTGACCTGCCTGATTCGCTGTCCAGAGAGCACCACTGGCTGGTCATTGCCAATCATCGCAGCTGGACCGACGTTTTCGTCATGCTGTACGCCCTGCATGACCATCTGCCCATGCCACGTTTTTTCATCAAGCGTGAGTTGATCTGGGTACCCATCATGGGGCTGGCATGGTGGGCGCTCGAATTTCCCATGATGCGCCGCTACTCCGCCAGCCAGCTAAAACGTCGGCCCCACCTGGCGAAACACGATCTGCGTGCCACCCGAAAACTGCTGACCCATATCGATCGTACGCCTGTTACCATCTACAACTTTGCCGAAGGCACACGCTTTACCCGAGCCAAACATGAACAGCAGGAAAGTCCCTATCAGTACCTTCTCAAGCCTCGTGCCGGGGGCTGTGCCCAGGTCATGACGATGATGGGACACAAACTCTCCGGTATTATTGATGTCACCCTCGACTATCGTCAGGGCCGACCACGGTTTCGGGACCTGCTGTGTGGAAGAAGTGGACGCATCATCCTGAAGGCAAGACGACTGGACATCCCGGAGTGGATGCCCGACGGGGACTACCTCAATAACACGCATTACAGGGAACGCTTTCAGGCATGGATCAACGCGCTATGGCAGGAAAAGGACCAGCAGCTCTCATGTACTACCGTTTCCTGA